A region of the Geomonas subterranea genome:
GGCACTGGAATCTGTTCAAGCGGGTGGGGATGGCGCAGTGGTTCGAGGCGCTGGGGACGTGGATCAGGGAGGTGCACATCCATGACAACAGTGGCACCAGGGACGATCACGCGCCCCCGGGGGAAGGCGCCATCGACTTCGAACTCTTCTTCCGGTTGATGGGGCGCTACGCGCCGGATGCCGCCTATACCATCGAGTCACACAGCAGGCCACACCTGGAGAGCTCGCTGCGGGTCTTGGCCCCGCACCTGGGCTAGCGGCGGGACTTCGAGGAGCGCTTGAGGGCCCAGGCGAGGTAACCGACCACGCCGACGTTGACCAGGAAAACCGTGACGCGGGCCCAGTCCGGTTTGCGGAAGATCTCGATGACTTCGACGGGGAGGTAGATCGCTCCGGAGAGGAAGCCGAACCATTCCGCCCATCGTTTCTCATGCCACAGCCCGTATGCTTCCGCCAGCCGGACCGCCGCGAAGGTGAGCGCGGAAGCCGCAAGCATCCAGAGCTGCAGGTCGGTAACGCGGTTGGCGGCGTCGATAAAGATGCCCGGATAGTGGCGCGCCGGGTTCATGTGCAGGACCAGCACCAGCCGCACCGCGATGTGGTGCAGGTCCTTGTGCACCAGCGCCAGCACGCCGCAGCCGGCCAGAAGGACCACGGCCCCCTTCAACGCCTCGAAGACCGCCACCACGCGCAGCCCGCCCCGCTTTGCCTTCCCCCTCACCGCCATCCGCAGTTGCCCCCGTTTTATCCGCGAAAGATGAAAAAGACGGCCCCCGCCATGCAGAGCCCCGCCCAGAGATAGTCGAGCTTGAGCGGTTGCCCCATGTAGAACACGGCGAACGGGACGAAGACCGAAAGGGTGATCACTTCCTGCATGATCTTTAATTGTCCCAGGTTAAATGTTCCGAAGCCGGCGCGGTTCGCCGGCACCTGGAGCATGTACTCGAACAGGGCGATGCCCCAGCTGGCGAGGACTGCCACGTAGAGCGGCGCACTGCGCAGGTCTTTGAGGTGCGCATACCAGGCGAAGGTCATGAAGACGTTGGAAAGGATCAAAAGTACGATAGTTCTCATAGCGGTTCCGATAAAGATTTAGCTCCGTTACGCCGGGGGCGCGCGGCCGCCGCTGGCCGGGTCCGGAGCGGGTGGCACACCGGAGGGGGCTGCGGCGACTGGCAAGGATAGCACGAGAGGTGCGTCCCGCGCAAAGGTTGCAACAGGATAAAACGCCGGTGGGCAAAGTGACGGATAAATATTGGTCTCCAGTAATTAACAAAAACATTACTTGCTGATCTTTCAGAAGTTTCAATTGTTTACATCACAAAAATACTGTAGTATGCGGGCGTTTTGGCCGTTCCTGTTGCTGTCGTTCTGTCAACCGCGAAATGATTCGGTGTACTTAGGCGATGCCTTGGTGGCAGTTGACAGTGGCTCGTCGGCCGTTATGTACGCTGAGTTTTGCGTCGAGGCGCGTGGTCGTGTCCGGCGTTATTTTCTGCGAGGGGACGGAACTATGAAGATTGAGAAACAGGAAGCTTATCTGAAGGAATGGCAGGGGCATGAGGAACTTGCCGAGCGCATGCT
Encoded here:
- a CDS encoding DUF2127 domain-containing protein, giving the protein MAVRGKAKRGGLRVVAVFEALKGAVVLLAGCGVLALVHKDLHHIAVRLVLVLHMNPARHYPGIFIDAANRVTDLQLWMLAASALTFAAVRLAEAYGLWHEKRWAEWFGFLSGAIYLPVEVIEIFRKPDWARVTVFLVNVGVVGYLAWALKRSSKSRR
- a CDS encoding DMT family protein; this translates as MRTIVLLILSNVFMTFAWYAHLKDLRSAPLYVAVLASWGIALFEYMLQVPANRAGFGTFNLGQLKIMQEVITLSVFVPFAVFYMGQPLKLDYLWAGLCMAGAVFFIFRG